The sequence AATTTTCTTCGTTTTTATGGCGTATTGCATCTGCAACTTCATATGCTTCTTCGAGTAAGTATGGGATTAAAGATAAATGCGTTTGCTCTATGTCCCATGGACACCCTTCTTTTGGTGAACGTAGTTTGGCTACAATATCTTTTAGCTCAATAATGGCATTTGCTGATTGAATAGGCTTTTCGAAATTCATAATTGAAGCTTTAAAAGGCTTTTCTTAGGATTCATAACTTTATTTCCACCATCTCTTTGGTAATGGATCACCATCTTTCATTAGGTGAAGCCAAGCACTAGCTTCTAGTCCAACTAAAACCATAAGACTCTGTTTAGGGTTGTGTTTGATTAATTCGCTGAGCCAACGGATTGTTTGTTTAGTGTCAGTAAATCCTAAAGAGTGCAGTAACAAAAGGATGACAGTCGTGATAGCAAGTAAATAAGCCACTCTCAAGAATGTTCCAATAACAGGGCTATGGGAAAGTATTGAACGATGTGAAATGGCCTTTCTATATGGCCACCACAATCCTTGAAGGATGCCCCAACGCTTTAGTGGGATTGATTTTGTATCAAGATCGGGCGAAAGCCAAAGGCCTCCAATGAAAAAGGCTGTTCCACTAATTAGTCCGCTTTCTAGGTCGATTACCAGGGCAATCGTGAGAGCAAACGGTGCTGCCCACCACCTTGTGGATGTGTCGTGTTCCTTACCGGAGGCCATTGCTTTTTAATTAGATGCTGCTGAGAGGAACTCGGTGGGGCAGAATTGTGGTAATGGGCGATTAGCTCAGCGGTAGAGCGCCTGCCTTACAAGCAGGATGTCCCTGGTTCGAACCCTGGATCGCCCATTCCTTTTGATAAGCACATTGCCATGAAAAAGGGCATAAGTCTGATTATTACTTCCTCAGCTGCTGCAGAGTTAGGTCGTCAGGCTTCTTTTGCAGGGCAACCTGGTGCTATGCATCTTGATTTGTTAGAAGATACCTGTGATGAAGGTTGGCTTCATATACGGTTGCAACCTGGTCAAAACAATGGAATACCAGTAGCTCGTACTGATGGGGTAACGCTATATGCTCCTGTTGAGCAATTAGATCTATTAAAAGGTTTAAGGCTGAATTATTACGGTGATTTAAGTGGTGGAGGTTTTTTAATTAGTCCTCCTGAAGGGTCTGAATGTTGTGCATGTGGAGCAGGGTTTAGATTGTTAGCAGGCAGGAAAGGAAAGAAAAATAATTAACACCTGTCATTAAAGGATTTTATACAATAAGAAAAACATAAAAGATTTAAAAACTCATATGTCAATTACAGACTGGCTTTAACACGTTCATTATATTGCCA comes from Prochlorococcus sp. MIT 1307 and encodes:
- a CDS encoding metal-binding protein; translation: MASGKEHDTSTRWWAAPFALTIALVIDLESGLISGTAFFIGGLWLSPDLDTKSIPLKRWGILQGLWWPYRKAISHRSILSHSPVIGTFLRVAYLLAITTVILLLLHSLGFTDTKQTIRWLSELIKHNPKQSLMVLVGLEASAWLHLMKDGDPLPKRWWK
- a CDS encoding AIR synthase, with product MKKGISLIITSSAAAELGRQASFAGQPGAMHLDLLEDTCDEGWLHIRLQPGQNNGIPVARTDGVTLYAPVEQLDLLKGLRLNYYGDLSGGGFLISPPEGSECCACGAGFRLLAGRKGKKNN